Proteins found in one Cobetia sp. L2A1 genomic segment:
- a CDS encoding insulinase family protein, with product MPLLPRFRPLGLSAAIAAIVLAGLSPTLALAETASPPGSPQSVSVNTQAGPVIKSENDKRSYRSLTLDNGLKVLLVSDADADKAAAAMDVEVGSAQDPKDVLGLAHFLEHMLFLGTDRYPDPDAYQDFITKHGGQHNAFTASQDTNFFFDIDPDAFDEALPRFARFFVAPQFNAEYVDRERHAVNSEYQARMQDDGRRVYEAVEKALNPEHPFNRFSVGSLDTLQDTDAGSLRQRLVDFYTAHYGAGVMRLSLVGPQSLDVLEQLARNNFSDVPDRDLTRSDIDVPLVTQGELPARLEVKTLKQEHELAFMFPIDDPIEHYRAQPVSYLANLIGHEGEGSLLASLKAKGWADALSAGGGLSDGHSALLSINITLTPEGAKHQPEIRAALFDYLALIRTQGVNDWRYAEQAKLGEQEFRFQQRSSPVDLASNLAMMMTRYPIKDVLAAPYLMQNFDAPLLDKTLARLTPDNMLEVYSGPEVNGDEQGQWFKAPYTLTRLKTDEVVSDTAKDTSDDTSTDAAEPLSSQLTLPEPNPYLASDFRVLSLPKAAPSQLLDEPGAELWYQGNDSFGVPQAEWRFGLLNPEVSTTVEEQVMNRVLAAWLNESLNSRLYPARLAGQDALAYAHGRGITLQFNGWRDGQQPEMREVLNQLVNGEIVPATLERITQRLRRGLQNRAQAPLYSQLGRSLSETLVGPLATTPQMMAALDKVDSQTLDTFRKRFLARLHVQAMVTGNLSAAQAKETGQLVFNGLAPRVTREAIPALEVRQISQQTELRPDSTRSDAGALRYLQGQDRTLQSQARLAVLGQLIEAPFYSRLRTDEQLGYIVSASYSPMLDAPGLSMLVQSPSKDSKTLFSRMDAFMAEFDSRVQTLDESALATYRQAVIDSLTQKPRRLSELAARNWNELSFGWTGFDRRQQLVTAVKQISPEDIRATWKRLRTADSLELAFDPNTPSNFNERIPKLALPLLPEAPRAQAEATTSAPSAQQTGGAKH from the coding sequence ATGCCACTGCTACCCAGGTTTCGCCCACTCGGCCTAAGCGCCGCCATCGCCGCCATCGTTCTGGCTGGTCTCTCCCCCACTCTCGCGCTAGCGGAAACTGCCAGCCCACCCGGCAGCCCCCAGAGTGTCAGCGTGAACACGCAAGCGGGGCCAGTCATCAAAAGCGAGAATGACAAGCGTAGTTATCGCAGCCTGACTCTCGATAACGGCCTCAAGGTACTGCTGGTAAGTGACGCCGATGCCGACAAGGCAGCGGCGGCCATGGACGTGGAAGTGGGGAGTGCTCAAGACCCGAAAGATGTGTTGGGGCTGGCACACTTCCTTGAACATATGCTGTTCCTGGGGACCGATCGCTATCCTGATCCAGACGCCTACCAGGACTTCATCACCAAGCATGGCGGCCAGCACAATGCCTTTACTGCCAGCCAGGATACCAACTTCTTCTTCGATATCGACCCTGATGCCTTTGATGAGGCATTGCCACGTTTTGCACGCTTCTTCGTCGCGCCGCAGTTCAATGCCGAGTATGTGGATCGTGAGCGTCATGCGGTGAACTCTGAATACCAGGCGCGCATGCAGGATGATGGGCGTCGCGTATACGAAGCCGTCGAGAAGGCGCTGAACCCTGAGCATCCTTTCAATCGCTTCAGTGTGGGGAGTCTCGACACCCTGCAAGACACTGACGCCGGCAGCCTCCGTCAGCGATTGGTGGATTTCTATACCGCTCACTACGGCGCAGGTGTCATGCGTCTATCGCTGGTGGGCCCGCAATCTCTCGATGTACTGGAGCAACTTGCGCGCAACAACTTCAGCGATGTCCCTGATCGTGACCTGACACGTTCCGATATCGATGTACCGCTGGTCACACAAGGCGAGCTACCGGCACGCCTCGAGGTCAAGACGCTGAAGCAGGAGCACGAGCTCGCGTTCATGTTCCCGATCGATGACCCTATCGAACATTATCGCGCGCAGCCCGTCAGCTATCTCGCCAACCTGATCGGTCATGAAGGTGAAGGCAGCCTGCTTGCGTCTCTCAAAGCCAAGGGCTGGGCAGATGCCCTCTCCGCCGGTGGTGGCCTCAGCGATGGCCATAGTGCGCTGCTCAGCATCAATATCACCCTGACGCCAGAAGGCGCCAAGCACCAGCCCGAAATTCGCGCAGCGTTGTTTGATTATCTGGCCTTGATCCGTACGCAGGGTGTCAACGACTGGCGCTACGCTGAGCAAGCCAAGCTGGGCGAGCAGGAATTCCGCTTCCAACAGCGTAGCTCGCCAGTCGACCTGGCCAGTAACCTGGCGATGATGATGACGCGCTATCCGATCAAGGACGTGCTGGCCGCCCCCTACCTGATGCAGAACTTTGACGCGCCGCTGCTCGACAAGACACTGGCACGCCTCACGCCGGATAATATGCTGGAGGTCTACTCTGGCCCCGAGGTAAATGGCGACGAGCAGGGCCAATGGTTCAAGGCGCCTTACACGCTGACGCGCCTGAAGACTGATGAAGTCGTCTCGGACACTGCGAAAGACACCTCTGATGACACATCGACCGACGCGGCTGAACCACTGTCCAGTCAATTGACCCTTCCCGAGCCCAATCCCTACCTGGCCAGCGACTTCCGCGTACTGTCACTGCCCAAGGCCGCACCGTCACAACTGCTGGATGAGCCAGGCGCAGAACTGTGGTATCAGGGCAATGACAGCTTCGGTGTACCACAGGCAGAGTGGCGCTTCGGGCTACTCAACCCTGAGGTAAGCACGACGGTCGAAGAGCAAGTCATGAATCGTGTATTGGCGGCCTGGCTGAACGAGAGCCTCAACTCGCGCCTTTACCCGGCACGACTGGCAGGGCAGGACGCACTGGCCTATGCCCATGGCCGCGGCATCACACTGCAATTCAATGGCTGGCGTGATGGACAACAGCCCGAAATGCGCGAAGTGCTCAATCAGCTGGTCAATGGCGAGATAGTGCCCGCCACGCTCGAGCGCATTACCCAGCGTCTACGCCGTGGCCTGCAAAATCGCGCACAGGCACCGCTCTACTCCCAGCTGGGGCGCAGTCTCAGCGAGACGCTAGTGGGCCCGCTGGCAACCACACCTCAGATGATGGCTGCACTGGACAAGGTAGACAGTCAAACACTAGACACCTTCCGCAAGCGCTTCCTCGCCCGCCTGCACGTGCAAGCGATGGTGACCGGCAACCTCTCTGCCGCACAGGCGAAAGAAACCGGCCAGCTAGTGTTCAATGGCCTCGCACCACGTGTCACGCGTGAGGCAATCCCGGCACTGGAAGTTCGTCAGATCAGTCAGCAGACTGAATTGCGGCCGGACAGCACTCGCAGTGATGCCGGCGCGCTGCGCTACCTGCAGGGCCAGGATCGTACGTTGCAAAGCCAGGCACGCCTCGCCGTGTTAGGGCAGTTGATCGAAGCCCCCTTCTACAGCCGTCTACGTACCGATGAGCAACTGGGCTATATCGTCTCGGCGAGTTACTCACCAATGCTGGATGCACCAGGCTTGAGCATGCTGGTGCAATCGCCGTCCAAGGACAGCAAGACGCTATTCTCGCGCATGGATGCCTTCATGGCCGAGTTCGATAGTCGCGTTCAGACACTCGATGAGTCGGCGCTGGCAACCTACCGCCAGGCCGTCATTGACAGCCTGACCCAGAAGCCACGCCGCCTATCTGAGCTGGCCGCACGTAACTGGAACGAACTGAGCTTCGGCTGGACCGGCTTTGATCGTCGTCAGCAGCTGGTCACTGCCGTGAAACAGATCAGCCCGGAAGACATCCGCGCGACCTGGAAGCGACTGCGGACCGCTGACTCGCTGGAACTCGCCTTCGACCCGAATACGCCCAGCAACTTCAATGAGCGCATTCCGAAGCTCGCGCTACCCCTCCTGCCGGAGGCACCGCGCGCCCAGGCGGAAGCGACCACGTCGGCCCCTTCTGCACAGCAAACAGGCGGCGCGAAGCACTGA
- the sbcB gene encoding exodeoxyribonuclease I: MAEPTFLWHDYETFGADPRRDRPSQFAAIRTDADFNEIGEPLTLYCKPADDFLPHPVACLITRITPQQAERRGIPEAEFAGRINDEMSVPGTCTLGYNSLRFDDEVSRHLFYRNFLDPYGREWQNGNSRWDLIDIVRAFHALRPEGIEWPKREDGAPSFRLEHLTAANGIEHAGAHDALVDVRATIALARLLKERNPRLFDYLLKLRNKRHVASLLDIGARKPMLHISRRYPASRACGALVVPLAEHPSNANGVIVYDLSVDPAPMMELTAEEIRARVFARADDLAEGEERIPLKVIHLNKSPVLLPANALKDVEGPSKGEYGEIVERFQIDPAQCRVHWKWLKDNVGIGVKVAQVFAEAPPEPPADPDLMLYSGGFFSPADRKEMERVRATHPEALDDTPFAFQDGRLEEMLFRYRARSYGYTLNSAERERWEQWRWERMNDETVASLTVKGFVAEIQQLGQSEQDPDRVQILEELAMYVEGIMPSQAFG; the protein is encoded by the coding sequence GTGGCAGAGCCCACCTTCCTGTGGCACGACTACGAGACCTTCGGCGCTGATCCGCGCCGTGATCGTCCTTCGCAGTTCGCGGCCATTCGTACCGATGCCGATTTCAACGAGATTGGCGAGCCGCTGACGCTCTACTGCAAGCCAGCTGACGACTTCTTGCCCCATCCGGTGGCGTGTCTCATTACGCGGATTACACCACAGCAGGCTGAGCGGCGCGGTATCCCGGAGGCTGAGTTCGCTGGGCGTATCAACGACGAGATGAGCGTGCCGGGCACCTGTACGCTGGGCTATAACAGCCTGCGTTTTGATGACGAAGTCAGTCGCCATCTGTTTTATCGCAACTTCCTCGATCCGTATGGACGTGAATGGCAGAACGGCAATTCGCGTTGGGATCTGATCGATATCGTGCGAGCCTTCCATGCACTACGTCCTGAGGGCATCGAGTGGCCCAAGCGTGAAGACGGCGCGCCCAGCTTCCGCCTGGAGCACCTGACGGCAGCCAATGGTATCGAGCATGCCGGAGCTCACGATGCGCTGGTTGACGTACGTGCGACCATTGCCTTGGCGCGCTTGCTCAAGGAGCGCAATCCGCGCCTGTTTGACTACCTGCTCAAGTTGCGTAACAAGCGCCACGTCGCGAGCCTGCTCGATATTGGCGCACGTAAGCCGATGCTGCATATCTCGCGTCGCTATCCTGCTTCGCGGGCATGTGGTGCGCTTGTCGTGCCGCTGGCAGAGCATCCGTCCAATGCCAATGGTGTGATTGTCTATGACTTGTCGGTAGACCCTGCACCGATGATGGAGCTCACGGCAGAGGAAATTCGTGCCCGTGTGTTTGCGCGTGCGGATGATCTGGCCGAAGGCGAGGAGCGTATTCCACTCAAGGTCATCCATCTCAACAAGAGTCCAGTGCTGTTGCCCGCCAATGCGCTCAAGGATGTCGAGGGGCCGAGCAAGGGTGAGTACGGCGAGATCGTCGAGCGCTTCCAGATCGATCCCGCGCAATGTCGTGTGCACTGGAAGTGGCTCAAGGACAATGTGGGTATTGGCGTGAAGGTGGCGCAGGTGTTTGCCGAAGCACCGCCTGAGCCTCCCGCTGATCCGGATCTGATGCTTTACTCTGGTGGCTTCTTCTCGCCGGCAGATCGCAAGGAGATGGAACGGGTGCGTGCCACGCATCCGGAAGCACTGGACGATACGCCGTTCGCCTTTCAGGATGGCCGTCTTGAAGAGATGCTGTTCCGCTATCGCGCACGCAGTTACGGCTATACGCTCAACTCTGCCGAACGCGAGCGTTGGGAGCAGTGGCGCTGGGAGCGCATGAATGACGAGACGGTGGCTAGCCTGACCGTGAAGGGATTTGTGGCAGAAATCCAGCAATTGGGACAGTCCGAGCAAGACCCTGATCGGGTACAGATTCTTGAAGAGCTGGCGATGTATGTGGAAGGCATCATGCCGTCCCAGGCCTTTGGCTAG
- the minE gene encoding cell division topological specificity factor MinE has protein sequence MKLLDFLKRERKKTANVAKERLQIIVAHQRSQRDQPDYMPMLERELLEVIRKYVQVDQDAINISLDREDDCSVLELNVTLPRPGEKN, from the coding sequence GTGAAATTACTGGATTTTCTGAAGCGAGAGCGCAAGAAGACCGCTAATGTCGCCAAGGAGCGGCTCCAGATCATCGTTGCGCACCAGCGTAGTCAGCGTGACCAGCCGGATTACATGCCGATGCTGGAGCGCGAGCTGCTTGAGGTGATCCGCAAGTATGTTCAGGTCGATCAAGATGCCATCAACATCTCTCTTGATCGCGAAGACGATTGCTCAGTGCTGGAGCTCAATGTCACCTTGCCGCGTCCCGGCGAGAAAAATTGA
- the minD gene encoding septum site-determining protein MinD translates to MAKIIVVTSGKGGVGKTTSAAAIATGLALRGNKTVVIDFDVGLRNLDLIMGCERRVVYDLVNVIQGEANLKQALIRDKRIDNLHILPASQTRDKDALTQEGVEKILIALREDFDYVICDSPAGIERGAQLAMYFADEAVVVTNPEVSSVRDSDRIIGLLSSKTRRAELGETPVVEHLLITRYHPARVTGGDMLNLTDIQEILSIPLIGLIPESDAVLRASNQGVPVTHDQKSDAGQAYVDCVSRLLGEEVPLRFHEVERRSLLARMFGGGRK, encoded by the coding sequence TTGGCCAAGATTATCGTAGTGACGTCAGGCAAGGGCGGGGTTGGCAAGACGACTAGCGCCGCCGCCATTGCCACCGGACTGGCTCTGCGTGGCAACAAGACGGTCGTGATCGACTTCGACGTGGGTCTGCGTAACCTGGACCTGATCATGGGTTGCGAGCGCCGTGTGGTCTATGACCTGGTGAACGTCATCCAAGGCGAAGCCAATCTCAAACAGGCCCTGATACGCGACAAGCGTATCGACAATCTGCACATCCTTCCGGCGTCTCAGACTCGTGACAAGGATGCGCTGACTCAGGAAGGCGTCGAGAAGATACTGATCGCGCTGCGTGAGGATTTCGATTACGTCATCTGTGACTCCCCGGCAGGTATCGAACGCGGTGCTCAGCTGGCGATGTACTTCGCTGACGAAGCCGTCGTTGTCACCAACCCTGAGGTCAGCTCGGTACGTGACTCCGACCGGATCATTGGTCTGTTATCGTCCAAGACCCGCCGCGCAGAGCTCGGCGAGACACCGGTCGTCGAGCACCTGTTGATTACTCGCTATCATCCGGCACGTGTGACCGGTGGCGATATGCTTAATCTGACGGACATCCAGGAAATCCTGTCGATTCCGTTGATTGGCCTGATCCCGGAATCCGATGCCGTACTGCGTGCCTCCAATCAGGGCGTGCCGGTAACACACGATCAGAAAAGCGATGCCGGACAGGCGTATGTTGACTGCGTCTCCCGCCTGTTGGGCGAGGAAGTGCCGCTGCGTTTCCATGAAGTTGAGAGGCGCAGTCTACTGGCCAGAATGTTCGGAGGGGGGCGCAAGTGA
- the minC gene encoding septum site-determining protein MinC, which produces MSLSTDRASQAFIFKGGMLPMTVMELASGDPEQIRAQLASKLNQSPAFFQHTPVVLSVEKLDEPHLALERICAVCRGHKLLPVAVRGGGDPVRQSAWALGLGWFPPQEHRGRTLESVPPVAEPEAVAAPEPEPEVEPVHASKVFRGTVRSGQQISASDGDLVIIGAVNAGAEILAAGSVHIYGALRGRALAGIHGDRNASIYCKELHAELLSVAGTYKRLDDIDNRLLGASVEVVLEHDQLCIARLN; this is translated from the coding sequence ATGAGTCTCAGTACGGACAGGGCCTCTCAGGCCTTCATCTTCAAGGGCGGCATGCTGCCGATGACGGTCATGGAGCTGGCCAGTGGTGATCCGGAGCAGATCCGGGCCCAGCTGGCCAGTAAGCTCAATCAGTCGCCGGCCTTTTTTCAGCACACGCCGGTAGTGTTGAGCGTCGAGAAACTCGATGAACCGCATCTGGCACTGGAGCGCATCTGTGCCGTGTGCCGTGGCCATAAATTACTGCCCGTGGCTGTCCGTGGCGGCGGTGACCCTGTGCGCCAGTCGGCTTGGGCCTTGGGACTTGGCTGGTTCCCGCCGCAGGAGCACCGTGGTCGTACACTGGAATCCGTGCCGCCAGTTGCCGAGCCTGAAGCTGTTGCCGCCCCCGAGCCTGAGCCCGAGGTAGAACCTGTTCATGCCAGCAAGGTATTTCGTGGCACGGTGCGTTCAGGTCAGCAGATCAGTGCCTCTGATGGTGACCTCGTCATTATCGGGGCGGTGAATGCGGGCGCCGAGATTCTGGCCGCTGGCAGCGTGCATATTTATGGGGCCTTGCGTGGTCGCGCGTTGGCCGGTATTCATGGCGACCGCAATGCCAGCATCTACTGTAAGGAACTGCATGCCGAGCTGCTCTCGGTAGCCGGTACCTACAAGCGGCTTGATGATATCGACAACCGTTTGCTGGGCGCCAGTGTCGAAGTCGTGCTTGAACACGATCAACTCTGCATCGCACGACTCAACTGA
- a CDS encoding DUF349 domain-containing protein → MTGLLSRLTGRLFTPRWQHANPAIRSAATDQLDPDIPEQRKILETLILSDSALEVRHAALTRMQTPERLLPLLDRADGLVRERLVELLSGGQDAPSLLSREQLVERLDDSELLSAVAARGDNQQLRLTALARIDDEDALIQQACHNTIAAVRHAAAARITSQTGLERLVRDAKRDRHVQRQARDTLARRRADAQEADALTVSRDNLLRQMEKLPRQAWEDSVPSRYRSLLREWERLPAAEHTTQQYFEDARQQAYKVISDHESREQAIREHERLSANLSTHLTEILTALTHARDDLQSRERVNDHDFASLQAQRRLQGERWRELTDQFSAPSELLEQHQRLQQQLQNPLDAWHRHQLAQVELDAALVDNDIEQMMRLEREIAWPSGLPMTASLIALQEALANAAPAISDEAQREDDAEQPSAIDEAASSALDAAALDAEIDMLEAQLDAGKLKPASRLHRSLRDRSEGKLDAARQTRLRQLGARVAELRDWQNFVAAPKREQLLDAITTLAERDDIGDEQRDRQHQLLIQQWRELADAAATRETSQAFRTASDAIKQRLTEYREARKQAREHNLAMRQSLCEQLESLDGHAMDDADPDFLRQIRDRAREEWRRHTPVPAGPGRQLSHRFGEALTALQSLIDNRAGQIAAAKQALVEAAEALADENSPARPRAEQAKTLQTRWRELGRAPKGEEQRLWTAFRAACDRIFAARDQDREDRDSREQVRLDQWQALIERLDSWEPETLEDAAQLDDALKEADSLGALPRGKRGDGMRRRWNGILKRREQRLDELHAVQLLEEWQQWRDLLEQHAVADASAIRGDISEVELPDTSAFDDNSRQANAARNMMRQAEPSNCSAANERLAELRVHLAILFEAPLGTEDESRRLTVQVARINQQLGERMEREEELDEVLDALLANGPLDWDAWQTELPRFDALFNH, encoded by the coding sequence ATGACCGGACTGCTTTCCCGCCTCACTGGCCGCCTTTTCACGCCTCGCTGGCAACATGCCAACCCCGCCATTCGCTCTGCTGCCACCGATCAACTTGATCCTGACATCCCGGAACAGCGCAAGATTCTGGAAACGCTGATTCTCAGCGATTCCGCTCTTGAAGTGCGCCATGCCGCTCTGACACGCATGCAGACGCCTGAGCGCTTGCTGCCGCTGCTGGATCGTGCCGATGGGTTGGTCCGCGAACGTCTGGTTGAACTGCTGAGTGGTGGGCAGGATGCTCCCTCGCTGCTGAGCCGAGAGCAACTGGTCGAGCGCTTGGATGATAGTGAGCTGCTCTCGGCTGTTGCCGCGCGTGGCGACAACCAGCAATTGCGTCTGACAGCACTGGCACGCATCGACGATGAAGATGCGCTGATCCAGCAGGCCTGCCACAACACCATCGCGGCAGTGCGTCATGCTGCAGCAGCGCGTATCACAAGCCAGACCGGCCTTGAGCGCCTTGTGCGTGATGCCAAGCGTGACCGTCACGTACAGCGTCAGGCGCGTGACACCTTGGCACGTCGCCGCGCTGATGCGCAGGAAGCCGATGCCCTCACTGTCAGCCGTGACAACCTGCTACGCCAGATGGAAAAGCTGCCCCGTCAGGCGTGGGAGGACAGCGTGCCGTCGCGCTATCGCTCACTGCTGCGCGAGTGGGAGCGACTGCCAGCCGCCGAGCACACGACTCAACAGTACTTTGAAGATGCCCGTCAGCAGGCATACAAGGTCATCAGCGATCATGAGTCACGTGAACAGGCCATTCGTGAGCACGAGCGCCTGAGCGCCAATCTGAGCACACACCTGACAGAAATCCTGACAGCCCTGACGCACGCCAGGGATGACCTGCAGAGTCGTGAACGCGTCAATGATCATGATTTCGCCAGCCTGCAAGCCCAGCGTCGTCTGCAAGGTGAGCGCTGGCGCGAGTTGACCGACCAATTCTCGGCGCCGTCTGAATTGCTGGAGCAGCATCAACGCCTGCAACAGCAACTGCAGAATCCACTGGATGCCTGGCATCGTCATCAACTGGCTCAGGTCGAACTCGACGCCGCGTTGGTCGACAACGATATCGAGCAGATGATGCGTCTGGAGCGGGAAATCGCCTGGCCATCGGGCCTGCCGATGACCGCGAGCCTCATTGCGCTTCAAGAAGCCTTGGCCAATGCTGCTCCGGCAATCTCGGATGAAGCGCAACGCGAAGACGACGCGGAGCAGCCGTCAGCCATCGACGAAGCCGCGAGCTCTGCTCTCGATGCCGCGGCACTCGACGCTGAAATCGATATGCTGGAAGCTCAGCTCGATGCTGGCAAGCTCAAGCCTGCCAGTCGACTACACCGCTCACTACGTGACCGTAGCGAAGGGAAGTTGGACGCTGCCCGTCAGACACGCCTACGCCAGCTCGGTGCCCGTGTGGCAGAGCTGCGTGACTGGCAGAATTTCGTCGCCGCACCAAAGCGTGAACAGTTGCTTGATGCCATCACCACACTGGCCGAACGCGACGATATCGGCGATGAGCAGCGTGACCGCCAGCACCAGCTGCTGATTCAGCAGTGGCGCGAGCTGGCCGATGCCGCAGCGACCCGTGAGACAAGCCAGGCCTTCCGCACAGCCTCTGACGCCATCAAGCAGCGCCTCACGGAGTACCGTGAGGCTCGCAAGCAGGCGCGTGAGCATAATCTCGCCATGCGCCAGTCACTCTGCGAGCAGCTGGAATCTCTTGACGGCCATGCCATGGACGATGCTGACCCGGACTTCCTGCGTCAGATTCGTGATCGTGCGCGTGAAGAGTGGCGCCGCCACACACCGGTACCAGCAGGCCCTGGACGCCAGCTGTCGCATCGCTTCGGCGAAGCACTCACCGCGCTACAGAGCTTGATCGATAACCGCGCGGGGCAGATTGCCGCCGCCAAGCAAGCATTGGTAGAAGCAGCTGAGGCGCTGGCCGATGAAAATTCGCCCGCGCGTCCGCGCGCCGAGCAGGCCAAGACACTGCAAACCCGCTGGCGTGAGCTGGGCCGTGCTCCCAAGGGCGAGGAGCAACGCCTGTGGACAGCCTTCCGTGCTGCCTGTGATCGTATCTTCGCTGCCCGCGATCAAGACCGCGAAGACCGTGACAGTCGCGAACAAGTCCGCCTTGATCAATGGCAGGCACTGATCGAGCGCCTCGACAGCTGGGAGCCAGAAACACTCGAAGACGCTGCGCAGCTTGATGATGCATTGAAAGAAGCTGATAGCCTCGGCGCACTGCCGCGCGGCAAGCGTGGCGACGGTATGCGCCGCCGCTGGAACGGCATCCTCAAGCGCCGCGAACAGCGCCTGGATGAGCTGCATGCTGTGCAACTACTCGAAGAATGGCAGCAATGGCGCGATCTTCTGGAGCAGCATGCTGTCGCCGACGCCAGCGCTATCCGGGGCGACATCAGCGAGGTTGAATTGCCAGACACCTCGGCATTCGACGACAACAGCCGTCAGGCCAATGCAGCACGTAACATGATGCGCCAGGCTGAACCCAGTAACTGTAGCGCCGCCAACGAGCGTCTGGCCGAGCTGCGCGTGCATCTGGCCATCCTGTTTGAAGCACCGCTGGGAACCGAAGATGAATCGCGCCGCCTGACCGTTCAGGTGGCACGCATCAATCAACAGCTAGGTGAGCGCATGGAGCGTGAAGAAGAGCTGGATGAAGTGCTGGACGCCCTGCTCGCCAACGGCCCGCTGGATTGGGATGCCTGGCAAACCGAGCTGCCACGTTTCGATGCGCTATTCAATCACTAG
- the phbB gene encoding acetoacetyl-CoA reductase: MTQTAPVAWVTGGTGGIGSAICRELASQGYQVIAGYRNKEKAEGWLIEQHAAGFENIALSGIELDNFEACQAGVDEIRERFGPISVLVNCAGITRDTTLRKMSYEQWREVINCNLDSVFNTCRAVINDMLEHKYGRIVNISSINGRKGQFGQVNYSAAKAGMHGLTMALAQETATKNITVNTLSPGYIATDMIMKIPEEIRESIRETIPVKRYGTPEEIARAVAFLADEKSGFITGANLDINGGQFMG, encoded by the coding sequence ATGACGCAAACAGCACCCGTTGCATGGGTTACCGGTGGGACCGGTGGTATTGGTTCCGCTATTTGTCGTGAGCTGGCGAGCCAGGGGTATCAGGTCATCGCTGGGTACAGGAACAAGGAAAAGGCAGAGGGTTGGCTAATAGAGCAGCATGCTGCCGGGTTCGAGAACATCGCTCTCTCTGGTATCGAGCTGGATAACTTCGAGGCTTGTCAGGCCGGTGTGGATGAAATTCGTGAGCGTTTCGGGCCGATCTCCGTACTGGTCAATTGTGCGGGCATCACGCGTGACACCACTCTGCGCAAGATGAGCTATGAGCAATGGCGCGAGGTCATCAACTGCAACCTCGATAGCGTCTTCAATACCTGCCGTGCTGTCATCAACGACATGCTGGAGCACAAGTACGGTCGCATCGTTAACATCTCCTCCATCAATGGCCGCAAGGGTCAGTTTGGCCAGGTGAACTACTCGGCAGCCAAAGCCGGGATGCACGGCCTGACGATGGCATTGGCGCAGGAAACTGCGACCAAGAACATCACCGTCAATACCCTGTCACCGGGCTATATTGCCACTGACATGATCATGAAGATTCCGGAAGAGATTCGCGAATCCATCCGTGAAACCATTCCGGTCAAGCGCTACGGTACTCCGGAAGAAATTGCGCGTGCTGTCGCCTTCCTTGCCGACGAGAAGTCAGGATTCATCACCGGCGCCAACCTGGACATCAATGGTGGTCAGTTCATGGGGTGA
- a CDS encoding EVE domain-containing protein encodes MRHWLVKTEPDTFSLEDLRRESPALWDGVRNYQARNFLREMSCGDVVLIQHSSCKVPAIVGLAVVSEIALPDPTASNPDHTGFDSRQVADLEAGKPPRWLAPHLAYLRPLSATLPLPRIKAAPPMAESHLVRRARLSVMPLNEKEVACIASLAGDSLIP; translated from the coding sequence ATGCGCCATTGGCTAGTCAAGACGGAGCCCGACACCTTCTCTCTGGAAGATCTACGTCGTGAGTCTCCCGCGCTATGGGATGGGGTTCGCAACTATCAAGCCCGCAACTTTCTACGTGAAATGAGCTGCGGCGATGTAGTGCTTATCCAGCATTCCAGCTGCAAGGTGCCTGCAATAGTGGGGCTAGCCGTCGTCAGTGAGATCGCACTACCGGATCCTACTGCCAGCAATCCTGATCACACGGGGTTTGATTCTCGCCAGGTCGCTGATCTGGAAGCGGGAAAGCCACCCCGCTGGCTGGCACCGCACCTTGCTTATCTGCGCCCGCTCTCCGCCACTCTCCCCCTGCCTCGCATCAAGGCCGCTCCACCGATGGCCGAAAGCCACCTGGTAAGGCGCGCACGCCTTTCCGTGATGCCACTAAACGAGAAGGAAGTCGCCTGTATCGCCTCTTTGGCGGGCGACAGCCTGATACCCTGA